The DNA region CAGGTTCCCTCCTCGAGGGGACACAGCCCCCTCCGCTTTTGTTGTCACCAGAAAGCAACTGGGGACCTAGAGAGTCCTCCTGTCTTACCTTCCGTGGCATCTCGTCATGGGTCACTCGTCATGGCCTGCAGGGGCAGGGCCCGGCTGGGTCCTACAGTGGCAAGGCTGGGCAGTGAGGCCGGGAATCCatttggcctccaacttgaggtcctcctgcctcggcctcctgagtcactaggattacaggcgtgtgccaccgtgcccatcCCTCTGGGTTGGGAGGACCAGGGAGAGTCCCATGCAGGAGGGGGAGGTAGAGGCGAGAGATGCCCGGAAACCTGTGCCCACGATGCTGcgtggcagagctggggagggtTCTGCGTCCACCCTGGGGGCCTCAAAGGCCATGGTTTCCTCTGCAGCCAGCTGTCCTCCTTCCTTGGAGGCGACGGCTTTTCGCGGGTAGCTAGCTTGTCTACCTCCTGGAATGGCCACCCTGCAGGTGGGCCACCCTCCACAGGCAGCACTGCCCCCTAGAGGGCTCACGGCACCCCCAGAGCCAGGTCCTCAGTGGCCACACTCAGCTGTGGTCAGGAGATGCATCTGCAGCTCCCGCCATGGAGCTCGGGGCCGGAGGCGGTGGCTGGCCAGGGCCTGGTCTGTGGCACAGGCTCTGTCCTGGGCTCCCGGGTGAGGATGGTGCACCTGAGGACCCGCTGCCCCACCGGCCCTGCCTGTGCGCGTTCCAGATCCCGGACGACGGGGCCAGCACCCCGcgcaccaccaccatgaccttcACGTGCTTCGTGTTTTTCGACCTCTTCAACGCCCTGACCTGCCGCTCCCAGGTATGACGGTGGCTACGCCCTGCGTCCTCCTGGGAGGCAAAGGGCTCAGCAGAGCTGCCGCCAGCCTCCTCCCTGCGGGGTCACCTCTGAGCCCCGGTCTGTCCAGGCCTTGGGCGGCTCAGAGCAGGTGGCGCCGGGCAGCGCTGCCCTACGGTGAGGTCCCACACGCAGCCTCCTCCCCGCAGACCAAGCTGATCCTCGAGATCGGCTTCCTCAGGAACCGCATGTTCCTCTACTCGGTCCTCGGgtccctcctggggcagctggccGTGATCTACGTCCCGCCCCTGCAGAGGATCTTCCAGACGGAGAACCTGGGAGCGCTGGGTGAgtgtggggctggaggagaggtCACTAACAGGCTGGAGGTGCTGCCCCCGCCCCGCCAGGCAAGGGCCCGAGGGCTTGTGGGTGGTGCGCCCCGAGATGCCGAAGCCCCACACACCGCGGCAGGCGGGCAGGAGGGAGGCATGAAGGGGACGCAGAGGACACAGGAGGCTCAGGAAGAGGCCCCTTCGCCAGGAGTAGGGCCTGGGAGGGGTCCACATCCGGCCTTAGGGCAGGAGGACCAGCCACACGAGGCCCCGGCTACAGCGGGTGGGACTGTAAGCTCAGCCCTCGATGTCCCCTCAGCTGGGGAGTGTGGCCTGGACCCCAAGCCTTCTGTGACTTTGACATTTCTAGAGACCAGAAGCCGGGCCACCCTACAGTTCTTGCTAAAACAGACCTGATTTAGTGACATGGAGTCCCGAGACCCCTGGTAGGGGACCCAGGACTCCCATGTCCCCAGCCGGGCTGGCAGGGGAGGGAACAGTCCCTAACCCCAGCAAGGAAGGGTTGTGCGGGGGGTCACCTGAAGGGCAGCAGTGTCCAGAGGGCTCGCCCCTCTCCCTCCTGGTTCAGTCTGGCCCTGGCCCGTCCCCCCGAGGAGCAGAGGGCTGGTCCCCAGGGCTGAGCACAGGGCGGCCTGTGGCTTGTCCCTGCTCAGGAGGGACCTGCGATGATCGGTGAGGTCTGAGGCTGCACAGGGCTGCGCTTAAGGCCTCGGCAGGGGAGGACGGTGCCTGTCCTCAACCAGCATCCATGGGGGTCACCGGCGGGCACCGTGCAGGGATGGGGACAGGCAGAAGAGAAGGAGCCCCCGACGCGGTTTCTAGCAAAGGCCTCCCCGGGTGGAAGAGGGTCTGCCCGCCAAATCCACGGGGAGCCCAGGGACCTGCTCGGGTGGGAGGTGACCTCGGCGCGGCCCTGACCCCTCCGCCGCCTCCCTGCAGACCTGCTGTTCCTGACGGGCCTGGCCTCGTCCGTCTTCCTTCTGTCGGAGCTCGCCAAGCTTGGCGAGAGGTGCTGCTCCCCAGCCAGGAAAGCCGGGGCGCACCCAGAGGACGTGTGAGCCCCACCCGAGGGGCGTCCCCGTGCCCTCTGTGTTCGGAGCCGTGGCCCTGGCTCAGCGTGGACTTCAGAGGGAGGCTGCCAGGGCGGCACAGCTGCAGGCGTGGACTGTCCTCTGGGGAGACCTGGAGGCTGCTTCTGCCGTCCTCCCCCTGCGGGGCTCCGGGACGCCCGGGAGGGGCcgcatttatttattaaatcaccTTGTTTTTATCAACTGCGTCTCTGCCTGTTCATGCACAGCTTGAGGCCACGCAGCCCAACTGGTGACACTCGGGGCCCTTCCAGAGGCGGCCGAGGGTGACCACACTGCCCGTCCTCTGAGGCTGCAGCTGACGGCTTGGGGTACTTTTATGAAGGGCGAGGATGAGCCTGAATTATTTTGGTCTCAATTCCAGCACCAACGCAAAAGGCTGAAGCATGATTTACTTAAGTCTGATTAAAGGTGCCCAGAGCACCTCGCTCACCAGCAGCGCTGGACGCGGCCGGACCAGGCTAACAACGCTGTGGACGGGTCACCTCTGTGAACCCCTTAGTTTCACATTCCTTGTTAATAATTCTAAGGAAGAAAACCACAGATGCTAAAACCCAAAGCTTTTTATAGATTCAGCCTCTGTTGACCAGCTCTCCAGACCCAGGCACACGGGGGCTTCCGTCCTGGGAAAGGCCACAGGAGACAGCTCCGCGGACGCCAGCACCGAGCTGAGGTCAGAATGAGGAGGTGGCATGTTCTTAATGCCCTAGAGGTATTCTGTACAGGGTAGCAGGGACAGGGCTCGGCCCCGGGAGAGTGGGCAAGTGTCCCTAGTTCTAGGCATGCTGTGTGACGGTGTCAGACTCCAGGAGACTCCATAGACTGTCAAGAACAGCAGCTGGGGACTCACTAGCAAGGTACGTCTCAGGTCCCCCAGGCATACCCATCAGCCCGGGAACGGAACCCCACACTGGAGACACCTCCAGGACTCGGGACAGTCACTGGACAGAAGAGCTCCGTGACATCACTAGGATGAAGCTGTGTACAAAAGAGCTTTCCTGTGTTCAAACGGCACCTGTTAGGAGAAATGTCCATTCACAGCTCCAGAAATGACCACAGAGATTCACCTAGCAGGCCCCGGGTTCCTGCTGTTGGACACCAGAGTTCAGTTAGCCCGGTCAGCCTGAAACGTCCATTAACAGGGGCAGCTACCTCAAGAACACCACCACCAGCCTTCAGAAGTGGTCACGGTGCCACCAAAGtgcagagaaaaataagaagcaaaCACACCAGAAGGTTCCAGAAGACGGCCGGAGGGGAATGGCTCTGCCTTATCTCCTTATCATGAGACTCCAGCTACCAAGATGAAAGAGACCTCAACCCAGAAATGCAGGCCATGAGCCCGTGTCCGTTCACGTCAGCGGGGACAAGGTGTACCCCGTCCTGTGAAGCCTGCTGGGCTTGGTTCTGGGGTGAGATGAGGCCCGTTCTAGGACTCAGCGACATGGAGCAGAAGGACGAGTCCTGtcttcctcagggaggagagATCTCCCCAGCAGACCACCCCAGAACGCCTCAGAGATGCTGCCCAAGGCCACAGGGTGGACAGACAGAGGACGTGGGCCGTGCAGGGCAGGGGCTCTTGGCTTTGTCCACCGAAGCACCTTGAAGTCACCAAGGAAAGACCTGCCTCCCAGGAGGGCAGCTCCTGAAGGGTGGGCCGCTGCAGGCCCAGGAGAGATTTCAGAAGCAGAGGACGAGCGAGCTCTCACCACGGCGTCGCTGCGGAGGTGACCAACAGTCCCCTGCACATTAGGTCTAAAGGGAGTGCAGGAGGGTGATGGACATCTAAATCATGGAACGGATACGCCTCTGACCCACTCCGCAGCTCCTGCGGCTCACCCCGGCCCGGCCCCACCAAGACGCACCACGGGCCTCACTGCGCCTTCGGCCCTAGCAGAACACTGTGCGCTGCGGGGACAGAGTGACCAGGGAccacaggtggagaaggtggGGTCACGGAGCAGGGCTGTCAGAGACATGCGGATGAGGGTCGGTCAGTGGGTGAGTTCTGCTCAGGTGTGGCTCCCCTGGGAGGACCATCGGGGGTGGGCTGGGCCAGAGGGCTCACTGCCGAGACGCGTCCCCCCTGGGAGGACCATCCAGGGGTCTGCTGGGCCAGAGGGCTCACTGCCGAGATGCGTCCCTCCGTGTGCACACGTAACTTTGTACGCATGCGgctttttcataagaaaaaattgCTTTACCTCTTCCTTCCAGCACTTTCTGGGCTGTGCTTGGTCCTCAGGTGCAGGGAGACCTCCAGCCTTTACCAACCGAGTTCTTGTTCGGATTTGTGCTGGCCTTTCATCTCCGTGAcctaaagacctgacaaggacCTTGTCCAGGAGGAGAACGTACtctgctcatggttttagaggttcagtctgtggtcGGCCGACTCCATCactctgggctggaggtgaggcccGGCATCACGCAGAAGACCATGGTGGAGGGGCAGCCGGCAGGCAGAGAGCACGCAGCACAGGGGTACTGCAGTCCCCAGGCGCACGCCCCGTGACCTGCTCCCTCCCGCCAGGCCCCACCGCCTCCGGTTACCACCTACTCATCCTCAAACCATGAGTCCCTCAAACAGACTGACCCACTGAGGGGTACAGTCTCACCACCTCTCACTCACCTCTAACCTTCCCACACTGTCCCACAGGAGCTTCAGGGGACACCTTAAACCCTAACATTCCTCATCTGTTAAAACAAGGTCACGAGTTTCTCAGACCCAGGTGTGATTAGGCCTGTCACCCCGCTGACACCCCAGCCTCTTGGTGTGCGGAGAAGATGGGGACAAAGGTGTGTGGACGCAAAGAGGCCGCCCCGCACTATCCTGGGAGGCTGCCCCTCGCCACCCCAGAGGCTGTCCCCCGCCACCCCAGAGGCTGTCCCCCGCCACCCCAGAGGCTGCCCCCCGCCACCCCAGAGGCTGCCGCGCCCCCACACTCCCAGTGCCCCCCTTGTTGGTGTAGGGGTGCTGCCTGGGAAGTGGGGAGGAAGAACACAAGGTCAAGCAGCCAGCGGGTGCACGGGTGGCAGCCCCTGACACCGAGGACAAAGGAAATCAAGGCACATCCGTGTGACCTGGGAGGTATTTAAttgcactttttttaaaaagtccaaagcGAGGGGACCACTGAGGACCTAGCTCTTGGGATCCGTAGTGGGGAGGGCACCTGCTGTCCTATCCGGAAGACCACGTAATGCCCCACAAGCCCTGAGAGCTGGCTTCCTGGGAAGAGGACCGACAGTGAGCAAGTCCCTGGGCCCGCTGCACCCTCTGTGCACCGAGCGGCTTTGTGAGGGGACCCACGAGGCCCTGCCTGGTCGGGGTGGGGCTCGGCAGAAGACCCGCCCGGCCTCTGGGGGAAACCAAGAATCCCAAAACGAGGCAGCTGAGTCAGTATGGCTTCTAATCCAGGCAAGTATGGGACAAGGGCCGCAGTGCAGCAGCTCTGCCCAGAACAAAGGGGACAGTCTGACTCGGAGCTCACGGCTCCTGGCAGACGGAGGGTCGTCAGCAGCACCCACTCCCCAGACGGCAGAGGAGAGGCAGCGATGTGCATGGAGGCGCAGCCCACCCAGGTAGCCCTCAGCATCTGGGAACCCCTGGGGTTCAGGGCGAGTCTGCAtctcaccccccccaccccgccccgttCCCAGGGCAGAACCCCCAGGCCAGGAGTGACTCcgagggctgggatggtggctagCGGCTCGGCCCCCAGCAGCCCTGGATGTCACTCGCCAGTGACTTTCGGGGTGGGCTGCTTGCAGCTGTCAAGCAAGCTCCAGGCTCAGGACCCCCAAGGGTCCCCCACATTTGAGTTGGCAACAGAGCCGCTACTTCGCGCCCGTGAGCCCCCATCTGCTCACGAGGCAGGTCTGTGTAAAAGAGTCGAGAAAGGCAGACGCAGACCCTGACACGCACACAGCGGGACCACAGCGCTGCACgcccccctctcccctctccagcGCCCCACCCACCCCCCGCCGGCTGGGCCTCGATACACAAACACGCTCCTGCCCGAGGACACTGTCCCCACCAAGCACCGAGATTCTCGCCCAAACGTCCATCTGTTACCAGTCAAAATGGACCATCAAGGCACTAACTGGGATGGCCTGAGCAGAGGCCCAGTGGCCCCAGTGGCCCTCCTTCCTGCAGGACAAGACATCCCCCAGAACCGCCAATTCCAGCCGAGTTCCCAACGTCTGTGTCTTTGGACATCATTGATGAGAAATGAGCAAAGTTTAAGACTGAGCTGCTAATTTGACACTTAGGTTGGGAGGTCACCTCCCAGAATCCTATCTGTGGCAGCAGAGGGACCTTCTTGGCACGGCGTGTTCTGGTCAAGCCCGTCCAGGGCTCCATGGAGTTGCCCGGCAGGAGAGGGGGGGTCTGAGGCTCACACACACCCCGGGGAGGGCCGCACGCGCTGCACCAGGGATGTCCGTGTCCAGGCTCTGGAAGCCCCCCCGCCTAGGCGTCCTCCTCCAGGGCCTCACGGAGCCCTTCACTGTGGCGAGTCTGCCCAGTGATCTCCAGCAGGGCCCGGGCCTCGGGATCGACGTCCAGGATGCTCTTTTTGCCCTGGACCttggggagaaggagagagggtaTTCATGATGTGCAGAGAGGCGAGAAGCTCCCAAGAACTGGAACCGAGCCGTGGTTTCCGGCCCTGGGTCGGCTCTATAGAGAGGGAGCCACGCTCCGCCATTGCTGCAGGAAGCCCCGAGGCCCCGCCCAGGGTGCTCCACTCTCCAGAGTGATGAGGGGCTGCGGGGGTGCAGAGGGCCCAACCAGGCAGAGCCAGGCAACCACAAGGAGCCCAGGCCTTCTGATCTCACAGATGGGCAGGGGGGACAAAGGGACACACCTCGGGCAGGGCCCTGCTTTCCAGGACAGGGCCCAAAACCAACTGTGCCGGGTGCCTGCAGCGTCCCCAGAAACCAAGCAGGACCAACCACCCCCGTGTGGAGGAACAGAGGAGCCCCACCTTCAAGCCCCTCCACTCACCAGCTGCGACTCTGGGGGGTCTCCCACCGCCCACACCTCCATCTTGTCAAAGCGGAAGTTCTCCTGGGAGGACAGCTGCGGGCTGCTGTACGTGGTGCACGTGGGCTTGGCCTTGCTGTGTCCCTTCCCAAAGTCAGCGTCTACCCAAAGCCCGAAGTAATGGTGCTGTCCTCCCATGCCCTGcagaggaagccccagggccTCAGCGACTCGGGGTTCCCCTCCAGGAACGGCCCAGCGCGCAGTGGGAGGCCAGCCCGTCTTCCTCCCGCCGACAGCCTCTGCTGCTTCCTGCAGCTGCCACACGGCAGCAAGGACAGCCAGGAGCCGTGGCCACCCCCGTGTGGACCCACCTGCTGTTTCACGAGCCACCAGCCAGCCTGGCTATGTGCCAGCtgtgaggcaggagggcagggtgCCTCGTGACGGGTCTGCCACCCACGTGGGCCGCCACAGGAGCCAGGGGAAAAGGCGACATTCACCCTCTGCACCCACCACTGAAAGCCCCGCAGAGGCCACAGCCTTCCTGAGGGAGACCCTGGCCCGAGTGTCTGCTCCCAGCCCCAAGacaggacagacagacacagTGCAGGTGAGAACCAAAGCCACGGATGCGCGTGCCTGGTGGCAGAGGTGACACTGAGCGCCAGGAgggacccaccccacccccaccccatgcacTGCAGCTCTCACCAGTCCATTCGGGATGGTCTGCTGCCCGCAGTTCAGGTACATGAAGTGGTCGTTGTAGCCCGTGGGCCGGTACACGGCCATGCTGGGGGAGACGGAGAACAGGAAGCACCTCTCGTCCCCTGGAAGCCACAGAGCAATGGACACCAGGTCACTGTGTGCACTGGGCACCAAGAGCAGCAGACACACGGCTCCTGCTCAGGAAGTGCAGAGTCGGGAGGAACCCGCCTCCTCGGAATCAGGAGCAGAGGCAGGTGGCCCCTAGGATGCCGAGGAGCCTGCTGGAGTGTGTGCGTGAAGACGTGGGGCCGTCCCCACCTAAAAGACCCCCACCCTGGAGAGAAGAAAGCTGCAGACAGAGCCCCTCACAGCGCAGGACCTCGGGGAGGGGAAGGACACAGGAGGAGGCACAGGTGTGAGCACACAGGCCGTTTCAAGAAGCACTGGCCGGACACGGTGGcaccgcctgtaatcccagggctcgggaggctgaggcaggagggtcgcaagttgGGGCCCAgcgtcaacttagcaagaccctaagcaactcagtgagaccctgtctctaaataaaacgtaaaaagggctggggatggggctcagtggctaagcaccctgggttcaatccccagattaATAAGAAGCACTGGTCAAAGCCTTGGAAGTGACCCCTGCCCCACCAGCACTCAGCACTGGGTGGGAGGAGGGCCTGCCTTGCCCACAGGAAGCTCTGTCAAGGGACCACCCCAGAGCTGCCTGCTGGGCCCAGAGCCTGCACCTGGACCCTGGTGGCTGAAATGCCTTCGACTGTGAGAGCCACCGCCCAGGCCTGGAGGGACAAGCCTCGGCAGCTTGGACGGAGGGGGGGTGCCACGAGGAGGGAAGGGGTCACAGGAAGCACGTGGACGACACAAGGGGGCATCCAAGGCCCAGGGACCATGGGAGGAGGACATTCTTGAGCAGGCAGAGTGCCAGCAAATAATGCCCTGACCGCCACTCAGACAGTGGGGGCCTCCGTGGCCAGGGTCAGGGCGGCCCTCAGGCAGCGCCTCAACAGCCTGCAAGGGCGGGAAGGACGTGCTGGACAGAGGTGGCGGGGCCACAGCCACTCATGGAGGAAGGACCCCACACAGGGATGAGCCTGGGGCACAGCAGGGGCCAGTCTTTCCCCCTGAGCACCTGTGGGTGTCCAGGTGGGGAAGGAAAGTCTGAATCGGCACCTGGGACCACACAGAGGCCTGGTAGGCGCCTGTCCTCGGAGCCGGGAGGCAGAGGGCCTGGGGCACTGGGAGCTGCCTGGTCCCCCcgctcctgcctcccctcctgggCGCCGGGCTTTGTGGTCCTGAAGCTGTCATTCGACTGACGCTTACTGGGCCCTGCTAGGAGAGGTGCCGGGGCCACGGCGTGGGCCACGGCTgcagggacccccccccccccgtccagCTGGGGCTGCTGACAGGGGAAGCCACGTGGAAACAGTGGCTCCAGCTCATGGGGAAGACCCCAGGGTCGCTCTGCCTGCTGGAGTGGACCCCACAGGAGGGCTCCTTTGTGGTTTCCCCATCGAGCCCCCGGCCGAGCTGTGAACACGGTCAGTACACGACCGTCACAGGCTTCTGGGAACTGAGGCGCAGAGACCCAAGCACCTCCCCGAGGGCCAGAGCGGGGACCAGGCCCGTCACCCAAGTCTGGAGTCTTTCCAAGAGCACCTCAGAACGACCCAAAGAGAAGCGCCGTGCGGCTGCTCCCCTCTCAGAGCTGGAGGTGCACAGGTGGACACTGCCCTGAAGGGGACCAAAGCCCAGGGCCGGGCCACCGCAGGCCTAGGCTGCCCTGGGCCGGAGCTTCGTCCCGCGTTCCAGGGCAGAACGCCGTTGACGTGATGCCTGGTCTGCGTAACTTCCCGCGTTTCCCCCACGTACCACCCTGAAGGGCACGAGGCTCTTCACGCCCCCACTGGACCAGGGGGCCAAAGTCAGCGTGTGCGGACCACTGAGGCCCAGCAGTGGACTGAAGTGTCCTCGTGGCTCTGTGGTCATCTGTGGTCCCGACTCTTGGCCTGTTCGTGTCCTAAAGCAGAGCCTGAGCCACAGCAAGGCAGCCCAGCTGGGCTCCCCGAGCCACAGTCACCGGTGGAAGGACACCCCACCCCAGATGCTGAGGTACAGAGGCGGTGGTTTCCAGAAAAGTCCACATGCAAGGGCAGCCGCGTGCGAGAACACCATGTGGGGAGAGTGCCCACCAGTGTCAGGACTAGCACTCAGAGATGATCAGGTTCTAAAACAAGCAGATCAGGGGGACAGAGCACCAGCCCTCCACCTGCTGGTTCTCCCCTCCCAATCCCAGGGACAGGGCCGTGGCCTGACGACGCTCCGGGGGATGCTCTCAGCAGGTTCTCCCGGGGAAGGGGAAGGTCTGCCCCGGCCTCTGGCACTGGGCGAGCAGCTTCCAACCTCCACCAAGTTACAAGACCAGGAGGCAGCGCCcacagaagggaggaggggacaggagggcgGCCAGTCGGTCCAGGCAGCAAAAATGTCCCTCTGAAAGAAGAGTCATCTGTGGGTCCCTCCCAGACAAACGCAGCCCGGCCTCTCCCACGACCTGGAGACCTGGTGGGGTGGGTGACACTGGGcctctgtgtcctcacctggAAGCTGGCCTCAGGCTGCCCCTGCTTACTTTATCCCATGGCCAGGACCGGAGGAGGTCTGCGCACCAGAAAGGTGTCCTGGCTTGTCAGGCCCCTCGTGTCCAGGACACCCGGAGAGGCCAGGAGAAGGCCTGCCAGCGCCCCTGCTCCCCACTGCCCAGAGCCTCCAGGGCAGCAGCAGCGGGCGGGCGCCCCCACAGCTGGGCTGCCCCGGGGAGCGCGGTCGCCCAGGCTCACCTTGGAACTGAGGCTTGACCTCCCAGGGGCAGGAGGCAAAGCCACCGAACACGTGTCCGTCCTGGTCCTCGAGGAGCACGAGGCAGGGCCCCCGGTGCGTGATGTGCCCGCACAGCTGCGAGAAGCTCTGCCCGTGGAGCTGGGAGGAGAAGAGCAGGCGCCAGTGGTGCCGCTGCTCCTGCGCCAGGTGGGCGTTGAGGTAGATGGCCGCCAGGACGTCCAGGACGCTCTCAAACTCCCGCCCGGGGCCCACCTGGCGCTCGGGCACCAGCGTGGCCAGATCGAGGGACGAACGCAGGACCAGGAAGCCTTGGTGGATGACCACTCTCAGGAACGTGGCCACGTGGGGGACCCTGAACACCCAGTCCTCCACCGTGGCTCGGTCACAGGCGTGGTCCAGCCAGTGaggccccagcggcctgctgcCATCTAGGAGGGGAAATGGTGTCACTGGGCCAGCACGGCACCTTCCAGCGACTGAGCCACACAGAAACAGGAGCTGGGGACCGAGTGGGACCCTGGACACGGGAGGCGGCTCGGCTGACTGGCGATGAGCCTGGTATGGAAAAGACCGGAAAATAGCTCACAGCCTCTTGTTCACACTGATTACCTGCCGAGATCCCCTCGGGGTGTATTAAGATCACCTTCCCTGTCCTTCCCACTATTCAAATGTGGCTGCTATGAAGTTTTGGAATTCCACGAGGGGCCTGCTTTATTTCTCCAGTGCTGGTCTCAACAATTTGAGTTCGAGACCCCTGTCCTCTCCTTCCCCACCGAGCTGCCCACCGAGCTGCCCCTCAGCTGGCCGCCTCACATCCAGGCCCTGACAAGGAGGCCGCGTCCCCCGTGCCTCAGCAGCTGGGGCCTGTGAGGGCTTCAACCCCAGGGGTCAACTGTCCAGGGTGGGGTGGCTGGTCCCTCACGGGGACCCTCTAGTTGATCTGGGAAAAGCCAATGCTGTTGTCCCTCTCTCACCTACAGAGTGAGGTGACACGGTGATGTCACAGGAAACACCTGGGCCTGAAGCAGCCTCGGTTTCCCTGTGGGCACGAGGGACGCGATTCCAGACACGCCGTGCGGTCACCGCCAGGCCCAGGGAACTTCTGTTTTTAAACTCACTGGTGCGTGCGAAGCCTCCGTTCACAGCTGCTATCACTCCCAGCCCAGGGAAACTTGGGGTCTAACCTCAAATAATGGTTTTCCTCTAACTCCTGCCCATTTCACCAGAATCATACAGAAAGTCCAGGAAATGTAGAAACCCAACTACTTGATCATCCTCTCCCCAACTTGTATGAGGCTTCAAATTCCTATCAGTTCTAATCAAACTAGTTTCAAATACATTTCTCACTACCTGTTCATTACCTGAAATCTTAAGGATGATTTTAATTGTTTGATTTAACTTTTTCTAGTTAAAAGACAAGTTAacttaagttttctctttttatgattcttctttttaaaactactgactttgaaataacaaataattgggctggggatgtggctcaagcggtaatgtgttcacctggcatgcgtggggtgctgggttcgatcctcagcaccacataaaaataaaataaagatattgtgtccaccgaaaactaaaaaataaatattaaaaaattctctctctctctctttaaaataaaacaaataattcaccCACAAGATACTGATATGTATATCTTTCCACATTCCAAATACCTtcctaaatatttgaaaaatgacttattttaaaattgtattttaaaacctGGCTTTATAATAAAAGAGTAACATATTTATAAAGTAACTCTACTTTGCAGAGAGACTTCACCatgaagttttttaaaatctcaaatgcCAAGTAAATCTAAATATATACTGTTTCTCACCCAATGATAGCAGAATACATGCTTCTCAACTGTATGATGCACAATACCCCAAGTAGACCATATTCTAGGCCAGAAAAGATGCCCCAGTAAATCATACAATATATGTTCTCCaaccatgaagaaataaaattaaaaatcagtagcCAAAGGCAATTTGAGGAATTCACAGCATGTAAAAATTGaataacacttctttttttttttttaaagagagagaggagagagagagagagagagagagagagagaattttttaatatttatttttagttctcggcggacacaacatctttgttggtatgtggtgctgaggatcgaacccgggcctcacgcatgccaggcgagcgcgctaccgcttgagccacatccccagcccaatgaataACACTTCTAAATAGCCAataggtcaaagaagaaatcataaggGACATTAGAAAACACTaagatgaatgaaaacaaaacctaaaactcATGGGTGCAGCTAAAGCAGCATTTAGAGGGAAATTCATAGCTGCCTACGCTGACGCTGCCTACAGTGAAGAGAGATCTCAAATCAATCATCTCCACCTGTATCttaagaaatcaggaaaagaatACAAACTAAACCTAATGCAAACAGAAGGAGGGGAACAAAAGACTACGGCAAAATACATGGAATAGTAGAAAaacaggagtttttaaaaaaatcaatagaatcaAAATCTGGTTATTTGAGGAGATccacaaaaaaatagagaaacattGTTCACATCAGCAACAGAGGTGGGGCCATCGCTAGAATCATACAGAAATCCCATGACACTCAGAACGCACCCAAGGGCTCAGCCACCCCTACTCCCACCCCCACTTGGATAGACTCGCTGCAAGGCCACAGCACAGCTGCAAGGCCACTGCAAGGCCACAGTCTACCACCAAGGCCAGCATCGCTGAGGATGGCCGGGCACTTGCCTGGAAGCTTCATCTCAGACAGCA from Urocitellus parryii isolate mUroPar1 chromosome 15, mUroPar1.hap1, whole genome shotgun sequence includes:
- the Meak7 gene encoding MTOR-associated protein MEAK7; translation: MGNSRSRAEQRCYSQFLPEEQAEVDALFDTLSLDKDSSEASPRSFSLQALKNRVGEALPAEMVSRLYDAMQRVHPTGRAQGPSKGVSQEQFTASLSHLLKGSSEERSLMILKMISAKEGPVKARDLQKFTEDLVGSVEHVLAHRQELKGWTRKKAPGTPTRVQALAAHLLSEMKLPDGSRPLGPHWLDHACDRATVEDWVFRVPHVATFLRVVIHQGFLVLRSSLDLATLVPERQVGPGREFESVLDVLAAIYLNAHLAQEQRHHWRLLFSSQLHGQSFSQLCGHITHRGPCLVLLEDQDGHVFGGFASCPWEVKPQFQGDERCFLFSVSPSMAVYRPTGYNDHFMYLNCGQQTIPNGLGMGGQHHYFGLWVDADFGKGHSKAKPTCTTYSSPQLSSQENFRFDKMEVWAVGDPPESQLVQGKKSILDVDPEARALLEITGQTRHSEGLREALEEDA